The following coding sequences are from one Megamonas funiformis window:
- a CDS encoding TIGR00341 family protein, producing the protein MDYLKKVLLDVFDLNADRASMEEISERIESGALLKGTNMAILILAMFIASIGLNMNSTAVIIGAMLISPLMGVIMAIGYGIATYDTAYVRKSFLKLLFQVGFCILTSTIYFYISPISTASSELLARTEPTIWDVLIALFGGLAGIIGITRKEKSNVIPGVAIATALMPPLCTAGYGIATHSLKFFSGALYLFCINGVFICLSTFIVLKFIKVPAKQYVSIQVLRRQKFYLAIIGIITIIPSVYTAYQSVRDNVEKAQATSYINEYFNYDDRQVVAYHIREDSKTFEVVLIGKTLEETQIDKLKKDLLNYSQLKDLNLKIIQNVYDEGYSKQDIEKLINSSIQQRDGVLNVANKDSDLMKYQNLSVQYYPAYQRITDNQAILKAFNTKGKILFPQIDKIEGGTINNINEKGEVNALKFMVIVYVKEQLSSQDVIKLKSWMESEANMPVILNVQISSNNEDNIISGNGISW; encoded by the coding sequence ATGGACTATTTGAAAAAAGTATTATTAGATGTATTCGATTTGAATGCAGATAGGGCATCAATGGAAGAAATTTCTGAGAGAATTGAAAGTGGAGCTTTATTAAAGGGCACGAATATGGCTATTTTAATTTTAGCTATGTTTATTGCTTCTATCGGTTTGAATATGAATAGTACAGCTGTAATTATTGGGGCAATGTTAATATCTCCACTTATGGGCGTTATTATGGCTATAGGTTATGGTATAGCTACATATGATACGGCTTATGTGCGTAAGTCATTTTTAAAATTATTATTTCAAGTAGGATTTTGTATTTTAACATCAACTATTTATTTTTATATATCACCAATTTCTACGGCTTCTTCAGAGTTATTGGCACGTACAGAACCTACGATATGGGACGTTTTGATAGCATTATTTGGTGGACTTGCAGGGATAATAGGTATAACTCGTAAAGAAAAAAGTAATGTAATTCCAGGTGTAGCCATTGCCACAGCTTTGATGCCACCACTTTGTACTGCGGGATATGGTATCGCTACACATTCTTTGAAATTCTTTAGTGGCGCTTTATATTTATTTTGTATAAATGGTGTGTTTATTTGTTTATCAACTTTTATAGTTTTAAAATTTATTAAAGTTCCTGCAAAACAATATGTGTCTATTCAAGTGTTGCGCAGACAGAAATTTTATTTAGCAATTATCGGTATTATAACAATCATTCCTAGTGTATATACAGCTTATCAAAGTGTAAGAGATAATGTAGAGAAAGCACAAGCTACTAGCTATATAAATGAATATTTTAATTATGATGATAGACAAGTAGTTGCTTATCATATAAGAGAAGATAGTAAGACTTTTGAAGTAGTTTTAATCGGCAAAACTTTAGAAGAAACACAGATTGATAAACTGAAAAAAGATTTATTAAATTATAGCCAGCTTAAAGATTTAAATTTGAAAATCATTCAAAATGTTTATGATGAAGGTTATTCAAAACAAGATATTGAAAAATTGATAAATAGTAGTATTCAACAACGTGATGGCGTTTTGAATGTGGCTAATAAAGATAGTGATTTGATGAAATATCAAAATTTAAGTGTACAATATTATCCAGCATATCAAAGAATAACGGATAATCAAGCAATCTTAAAAGCTTTTAATACAAAAGGAAAGATTTTATTTCCACAGATTGATAAGATTGAAGGTGGAACAATTAATAATATCAATGAAAAAGGTGAAGTAAACGCTTTAAAATTTATGGTCATTGTATATGTAAAAGAACAATTATCTAGCCAAGATGTAATAAAATTGAAATCATGGATGGAAAGCGAAGCTAATATGCCTGTGATTTTAAATGTTCAAATTAGTTCTAATAATGAAGATAATATTATTTCAGGGAATGGTATATCTTGGTGA
- a CDS encoding S-layer homology domain-containing protein: protein MFNKSTLTITTSALVLMSTGVAGAASNPFSDVPQDSWAYDAVATLAADGVIDGFPDGTYQGNKTMTRYEMAQIVARAMAKEDLQKADKAIVDKLAAEFAEELDNLGVRVADLEKKSDNVKFTGTARLRYDDGDINATNPKADWDKDSASHAHIEYWIKGKVNDNWTGVSQIETEYNMKSDSITAYGDKDIQVNKIYAEGNFGDSMLKVGRYGEFSSYGRIIDTEISGAEYTFEAGDLSGALTYGRLKDSRTLAGTTFENPKDTKETFGAYLGTEYSSARLKYNLSPVTAIGATYGRLNEVTVAEKGNNFQDSVNFWEAGFNTKLADNLTLMAAYSKSDLDGVTDSVGSEVVNDGWFSELRYKQHNPSDVGSFAIFTNYRNVGAFSTIDATVDYTENVRGWTLGFDYVPMENTTIEVFYTTGTQVNATSTEGRQDVDIFRAQMEFYF, encoded by the coding sequence ATGTTTAACAAATCTACATTAACTATTACAACATCTGCTTTGGTTCTAATGAGTACAGGAGTGGCAGGAGCTGCTAGCAACCCATTTAGTGATGTTCCTCAAGATAGCTGGGCTTATGATGCAGTGGCAACACTTGCTGCTGATGGCGTAATTGATGGTTTCCCAGATGGAACATACCAGGGCAACAAAACAATGACACGTTATGAAATGGCTCAGATTGTAGCTCGTGCTATGGCAAAAGAAGATTTACAAAAAGCAGATAAAGCTATTGTAGATAAGTTAGCTGCTGAATTTGCAGAAGAACTAGATAATTTAGGTGTTAGAGTAGCAGACCTTGAAAAGAAAAGTGATAATGTAAAATTCACAGGAACAGCTCGTTTACGTTATGATGATGGCGATATCAATGCTACTAACCCAAAAGCTGATTGGGATAAAGATAGTGCAAGCCATGCTCATATTGAATACTGGATTAAAGGAAAAGTAAACGATAATTGGACAGGTGTAAGCCAGATTGAAACAGAATATAATATGAAATCCGATAGCATCACTGCATATGGAGACAAAGATATTCAAGTAAATAAAATATATGCAGAAGGTAATTTCGGCGATAGCATGTTAAAAGTAGGTCGTTATGGAGAATTTTCTTCATACGGAAGAATTATCGATACTGAAATTTCTGGTGCAGAATACACATTTGAAGCTGGCGATTTATCTGGAGCATTGACTTATGGTAGATTAAAAGATAGTAGAACATTAGCTGGAACTACATTTGAAAATCCAAAAGATACAAAAGAAACTTTTGGAGCATATCTTGGAACAGAGTATTCTTCTGCTAGATTGAAATATAATCTTAGCCCAGTAACAGCAATTGGTGCAACATATGGTAGATTAAATGAAGTAACAGTAGCAGAAAAAGGCAACAATTTCCAAGATAGTGTAAACTTCTGGGAAGCAGGATTTAATACAAAACTTGCAGATAATTTAACATTAATGGCAGCATATAGCAAATCTGATTTAGATGGAGTAACAGATAGTGTTGGCAGTGAAGTAGTAAATGATGGATGGTTTAGTGAACTTCGCTATAAACAACACAATCCAAGTGATGTAGGTTCCTTTGCAATCTTCACAAATTATAGAAATGTAGGTGCATTCTCAACAATAGATGCAACAGTAGACTATACTGAAAACGTAAGAGGATGGACACTTGGCTTTGACTATGTACCAATGGAAAATACAACAATAGAAGTATTCTACACAACAGGTACACAAGTAAATGCAACAAGTACAGAAGGTAGACAAGATGTAGATATCTTCCGTGCACAAATGGAATTTTATTTCTAA
- the yvcK gene encoding uridine diphosphate-N-acetylglucosamine-binding protein YvcK, with translation MHLLKWLYPGMRFKRWLCLFAVGALLTGLGLAIVFNYKYIDSIEEFLFYAVYTWTGSYDYMITAIVGIAIIVFGLIIMLLATRMVIRSLITVLVPDKSGRLVDMIYEHRKLDKGPNVTVVGGGTGLSVLLRGMKEETRNATAIVTVADDGGSSGRLREEFNIVPPGDLRNCLVALADTEPMMEKLFQYRFSGNSDLAGHSFGNLFITAMTEVTGDIEQALKESSRVLAVKGRVFPATTAKIRLSATMEDGTVVEGESQIPLVHKRIKRVHIFPHHVEPVPSSIKAIREAEVIVFGPGSLYTSIIPNLLVDNIADEIKKSKAIKIYICNVMTQPGETDDYTASMHVKALIEHGGAGIVDYVLVNNKEISAEMQEYYAQKGQYPVLVDEKAVEDLGIGLFKADIIDDSEMIHHDSMKLAQNVMKIYHTLKEN, from the coding sequence ATGCATTTATTAAAATGGCTTTATCCTGGAATGCGATTTAAGCGTTGGTTATGTTTATTTGCTGTTGGTGCACTGCTTACAGGTTTAGGCTTAGCCATAGTATTCAATTATAAATATATAGATAGTATTGAAGAATTTTTATTTTATGCTGTGTATACATGGACAGGTTCATATGATTATATGATAACTGCAATCGTAGGTATAGCTATAATCGTCTTTGGCTTGATAATAATGTTATTAGCTACGAGAATGGTCATTCGTTCATTGATAACAGTGCTTGTTCCTGATAAGTCTGGAAGATTAGTAGATATGATTTATGAACATCGCAAATTGGATAAAGGTCCAAATGTTACTGTTGTCGGTGGCGGTACAGGTCTTTCTGTGCTTCTTCGTGGTATGAAAGAGGAAACTAGAAATGCTACTGCTATTGTTACTGTAGCAGATGATGGCGGTTCTTCTGGTAGACTTCGTGAGGAGTTTAATATTGTGCCTCCAGGCGATTTGCGAAATTGTTTAGTAGCTTTAGCAGATACAGAACCAATGATGGAAAAGTTATTTCAATATCGTTTTAGTGGAAATAGTGATTTAGCTGGCCATAGCTTTGGTAATTTATTTATCACAGCAATGACAGAAGTTACTGGCGATATTGAACAAGCTTTAAAAGAGTCAAGCCGTGTATTAGCTGTAAAAGGGAGAGTTTTCCCAGCGACAACAGCTAAAATTCGTTTAAGTGCAACTATGGAAGATGGAACTGTTGTAGAAGGTGAGTCTCAAATTCCGTTAGTGCATAAACGCATAAAACGTGTGCATATTTTTCCACACCATGTAGAACCAGTGCCTTCTTCCATAAAAGCTATCAGAGAAGCTGAAGTCATTGTATTTGGTCCAGGAAGTTTATATACAAGTATAATTCCTAATTTATTAGTGGATAATATTGCTGATGAAATCAAAAAAAGTAAAGCTATAAAGATTTATATTTGTAATGTAATGACTCAACCAGGAGAGACAGATGATTATACAGCTTCTATGCATGTAAAAGCTTTAATTGAACATGGCGGTGCAGGTATAGTTGATTATGTTTTAGTTAATAATAAAGAGATTTCCGCAGAAATGCAGGAATATTATGCGCAAAAAGGTCAATATCCTGTGCTTGTTGACGAAAAAGCTGTAGAAGATTTAGGTATTGGTTTATTTAAAGCAGATATAATTGATGATTCAGAAATGATACATCATGATTCGATGAAGTTAGCACAAAATGTAATGAAAATATATCATACATTAAAAGAAAATTGA
- a CDS encoding polysaccharide deacetylase family protein, whose protein sequence is MGGVIASVYIYPPKGVMIFEYHRVNDDTVDTDDYSLSREQFQEQLDYFKENNYHTISMMDFIRAEKYGEELPENPIIITFDDGYEDNYTNMMPMINAMGMKATMFMATNYIGKENYVSWQQLKEMQDNNIEIGSHTANHLPLTEVENLDNEIKLSKLLMEWNGLKTIYFFSYPNGVYTKESIQCLKDNNYLAAVTGDAGYNTFKTDKYLLQRTNVSNYRFGYIGFQWRILKTKILYRLGINQH, encoded by the coding sequence ATGGGTGGAGTGATTGCTTCAGTATATATTTATCCACCAAAGGGAGTTATGATTTTTGAATATCATCGTGTCAATGATGACACTGTAGATACAGATGATTATTCTTTATCTAGGGAACAATTTCAAGAACAATTGGATTATTTTAAGGAAAATAATTACCATACAATTTCAATGATGGATTTTATTCGTGCTGAAAAATATGGTGAAGAATTGCCAGAAAATCCTATTATTATAACTTTTGATGATGGCTATGAGGATAATTATACTAATATGATGCCTATGATTAATGCAATGGGCATGAAAGCTACTATGTTTATGGCAACTAATTATATTGGTAAAGAAAATTATGTTAGTTGGCAACAGTTGAAAGAAATGCAGGATAATAATATTGAAATTGGCAGTCATACAGCAAATCATTTACCATTGACTGAAGTAGAAAATTTGGATAATGAAATTAAATTATCTAAATTATTGATGGAATGGAATGGATTAAAAACAATATATTTCTTCTCTTATCCTAATGGAGTTTATACAAAGGAAAGTATTCAGTGTTTAAAGGATAATAATTATTTAGCAGCAGTAACAGGTGATGCTGGATATAATACTTTTAAGACTGATAAATATTTATTACAACGAACAAATGTGTCAAATTATCGTTTTGGCTATATAGGTTTTCAATGGCGTATATTAAAGACAAAAATTTTATATAGATTAGGAATTAATCAGCATTAA
- a CDS encoding Cof-type HAD-IIB family hydrolase: MSIKLFATDLDGTLLNKNGEISPANKQAIKEMAKEGIIPTIATGRMYEASRRFAEQLELDVPIITYNGALIKSVSGKVYFEGFLPPKIVSEIYDYCKEMKYYFQTYQDDKLYYEAYTDKTKGYEEGINIKGYAIGEKVYKLVDRIPKILVITTSNEESDEVARLFNEKFSGQAHAAKSQFNYVEIMAPNISKASGLHHLAEKLGLGIDEVMAIGDANNDVPMLKVAGFSAVMGSAKDDVKACGDVVVGDCEHDGVAEAIYKYVLKKDI; the protein is encoded by the coding sequence GTGAGTATAAAATTATTTGCTACAGACTTAGATGGTACATTATTAAATAAAAATGGTGAAATATCTCCAGCTAATAAACAAGCTATAAAGGAAATGGCAAAAGAAGGTATTATACCAACAATTGCAACAGGTAGAATGTATGAGGCCTCTCGTAGATTTGCTGAACAATTAGAATTAGATGTGCCCATTATTACTTATAATGGTGCTTTAATAAAATCTGTATCTGGAAAAGTGTATTTTGAAGGTTTTTTACCTCCCAAAATTGTCAGTGAAATTTATGATTATTGTAAAGAAATGAAGTATTATTTTCAAACTTATCAAGATGATAAATTATATTATGAAGCTTATACAGATAAGACAAAAGGGTATGAAGAAGGCATTAATATAAAAGGTTATGCCATCGGTGAAAAAGTATATAAATTAGTAGATAGAATTCCTAAAATTTTAGTCATCACTACTAGTAATGAAGAAAGTGATGAAGTGGCAAGGCTTTTTAATGAAAAATTTTCTGGTCAAGCACATGCTGCGAAATCTCAATTTAATTATGTAGAAATAATGGCACCTAATATAAGTAAAGCAAGTGGTCTTCATCATTTGGCAGAAAAATTAGGTTTGGGTATAGATGAAGTGATGGCTATAGGTGATGCAAATAATGATGTTCCTATGTTGAAAGTGGCTGGATTTAGCGCTGTTATGGGAAGTGCTAAAGATGATGTCAAGGCTTGTGGTGATGTGGTTGTGGGCGATTGTGAACATGATGGCGTTGCCGAAGCAATTTATAAATATGTATTGAAAAAAGATATTTGA
- the whiA gene encoding DNA-binding protein WhiA, with protein sequence MPSFASQVKNELVHVIGSQVCCKTAELAALLRMGATISFNSKHDFGINFVTENAAVARKILTLLKASVPQGIHTEVTVRRSRRLRKHNNYAVRATPSPEASSILKRLGFLTAKNLLDAGTDRNILQNDCCKIAYLRGAFLGGGSVNKPEGEYHLEFVTDNYTFAKLIRDLCHELYLPVGLTDRKNVYIVYLKESEAILELLALIGVEESLLQAFESARNLKEIRNQVNRLVNCETANLQRTINAAMKQIENINLLIKYDEYDELPKVLKQTANLRLNNPEASLTELAELLNCSRSAINHRMRKIDALAMQIRKDNSIKE encoded by the coding sequence ATGCCATCATTTGCAAGTCAAGTTAAGAATGAATTGGTACATGTGATAGGCTCTCAAGTATGTTGCAAAACAGCGGAATTAGCTGCACTGCTACGTATGGGAGCCACTATTTCTTTTAATAGCAAACATGATTTTGGTATAAATTTTGTTACTGAAAATGCGGCAGTAGCCAGAAAAATTTTGACTTTGTTAAAAGCAAGTGTACCACAAGGTATTCATACAGAAGTTACAGTTAGACGTTCTCGTCGTCTACGAAAACACAATAATTATGCTGTTAGAGCTACACCATCGCCAGAAGCTAGTAGCATTTTGAAGAGATTAGGGTTTTTGACTGCAAAAAATTTATTAGATGCAGGTACTGACCGCAATATTTTACAAAATGATTGTTGTAAGATAGCTTATCTAAGAGGGGCTTTTTTAGGTGGTGGTTCTGTCAATAAACCAGAAGGTGAATATCATTTAGAATTTGTAACAGATAATTATACTTTTGCAAAGTTGATACGTGATTTGTGTCATGAATTATATTTACCTGTAGGGCTTACAGATAGAAAAAATGTATATATTGTATATTTAAAAGAAAGTGAAGCTATTTTAGAATTATTAGCTTTAATTGGTGTAGAGGAAAGTTTATTGCAAGCTTTTGAATCTGCACGTAATTTAAAAGAAATTAGAAATCAGGTTAATCGTTTAGTTAATTGTGAAACTGCTAATTTGCAAAGAACGATTAATGCTGCTATGAAACAAATTGAGAATATAAATTTATTGATAAAATATGACGAATATGATGAGTTACCGAAAGTATTAAAACAAACGGCTAATTTACGTTTAAATAATCCAGAGGCTTCGCTTACCGAGTTGGCGGAATTGTTAAATTGTAGTCGTTCTGCGATTAATCATCGCATGCGTAAGATTGATGCTTTAGCAATGCAAATCAGGAAGGACAATAGTATAAAAGAATGA
- the rapZ gene encoding RNase adapter RapZ, with translation MKDFRLIIVTGMSGAGKTLACRNLEDLGYFCVDNLPPVLIPKFVDLCSNSTENMQKFVLVVDTRSKDFFDTFNQVLDEIDAQKVNYHLLFMDASDEVIIRRYKETRRRHPMDPNVLVSDAIELERKALDKIKKRANFIIDTSCLKRAELKERLTKMFKTDDTGKMNISILSFGFKFGLPLDADLVFDVRFLPNPFYDEKLRYKSGTVPEVAAYIEKHEVTKEFKKKLDDLVEFLIPQYINEEKSQLVIAVGCTGGMHRSVYIANHLYNLLNEKGYVANLEHRDLMKNEVREHRAN, from the coding sequence ATGAAAGATTTTCGTTTGATAATTGTTACTGGTATGTCTGGAGCTGGGAAAACATTAGCATGTCGTAATCTTGAAGATTTGGGTTATTTTTGTGTTGATAATTTACCTCCTGTATTGATACCAAAATTTGTAGATTTATGTAGTAATTCTACAGAAAATATGCAGAAATTTGTCTTGGTAGTAGATACACGTAGTAAAGATTTTTTTGATACATTTAATCAAGTTTTAGATGAGATTGATGCACAAAAAGTAAATTATCATTTATTATTTATGGATGCTTCTGATGAAGTAATTATTCGTCGTTATAAAGAAACTCGTAGACGTCATCCAATGGACCCTAATGTTTTAGTTAGTGATGCTATTGAACTTGAACGTAAAGCTTTAGATAAAATAAAAAAACGCGCTAATTTCATTATTGATACTAGCTGTTTAAAACGCGCTGAATTGAAAGAACGCCTTACAAAGATGTTTAAAACTGATGATACAGGAAAAATGAATATCAGTATTTTATCTTTTGGGTTTAAATTCGGTTTGCCTTTAGATGCTGATTTAGTTTTTGATGTGAGATTTTTGCCTAATCCATTTTATGATGAAAAACTTCGCTATAAGAGTGGAACTGTTCCAGAAGTAGCAGCTTATATAGAAAAACATGAAGTTACTAAAGAATTTAAGAAGAAATTAGATGATTTAGTAGAGTTTTTAATACCACAATATATCAATGAAGAAAAAAGTCAGTTAGTAATTGCTGTGGGCTGTACAGGTGGTATGCATCGCTCTGTATATATAGCTAATCATTTATATAATTTATTAAATGAAAAAGGTTATGTGGCAAATTTAGAACATCGTGATTTGATGAAAAATGAAGTAAGAGAACATAGAGCAAATTGA
- the scfA gene encoding six-cysteine ranthipeptide SCIFF, which produces MKHIKTVNKPYLQATIKTGGCGECQASCQSACKTSCTVGNQVCEKH; this is translated from the coding sequence ATGAAACATATTAAAACTGTTAACAAACCTTACCTTCAGGCTACTATTAAAACTGGCGGTTGTGGCGAATGCCAAGCTTCTTGTCAGTCTGCTTGCAAAACTTCTTGCACAGTTGGTAATCAGGTTTGCGAAAAACACTAA
- a CDS encoding glycoside hydrolase family 32 protein, translating into MTHLEALAKAEQYQSKMAKIAKKSYWKPQYHISAPANWINDPNGFCYFNGEYHVFYQYHPYSSQWGPMHWGHVASKDLVNWKTKPIALAPTDEYDRDGCFSGSAIEKDNTLYLFYTGHVVLDKENDKDDAQLQTQCVAISEDGISFKKLENNPIINIDSFPEDLNILKEHFRDPKVWKYNDMYYQVVGAQTTEKTGQALIYKSKDLLNWEFVNVMAMSTEEENLGFMWECPNFAEIDNHEVLILSPQGVEPEGNKFLNLHQSGYFLGKMDYNTGIFERENDFEMLDYGFDFYAPQIMQDEKNNRCLMIGWLAMWESEMPEQEEGWAGMMSIPRVLEVKNNKVYSLPIPELKKLRKNNVNYDVNLVQNCILEGINGDCYELNTVFDLTKANGFNLKLRVSENEETVISYDKNSKIFKLNRDKSGKGVTGEREAKVNLQDEKIYLQIFSDYSSLEIFINGGEYVISSRIYPMQEATGIVFEPIGEIKAKIDFYEI; encoded by the coding sequence TTGACACATTTAGAAGCTTTAGCAAAAGCAGAACAATATCAAAGTAAAATGGCAAAAATTGCCAAAAAAAGTTATTGGAAGCCACAATATCATATTAGTGCTCCTGCAAATTGGATTAATGACCCTAATGGATTTTGTTATTTTAATGGTGAATATCATGTATTTTATCAATATCATCCATATTCTAGCCAATGGGGTCCTATGCATTGGGGACATGTAGCAAGTAAGGATTTAGTTAATTGGAAAACAAAACCGATAGCACTTGCACCAACTGATGAATATGATAGAGATGGTTGCTTTTCTGGTAGTGCAATAGAAAAAGATAATACTTTATATCTTTTTTATACAGGACATGTAGTTTTGGATAAAGAAAATGATAAAGATGATGCACAATTGCAAACTCAATGTGTAGCAATCAGTGAAGATGGTATAAGTTTTAAAAAATTGGAGAACAATCCAATTATCAATATAGATAGTTTTCCTGAAGATTTAAATATTCTTAAGGAGCATTTTAGAGACCCTAAAGTTTGGAAATATAATGATATGTATTACCAAGTAGTAGGAGCTCAAACAACAGAAAAAACAGGACAAGCATTAATTTATAAATCCAAGGATTTATTGAATTGGGAATTTGTTAATGTAATGGCTATGTCTACAGAAGAAGAAAATTTAGGTTTTATGTGGGAATGCCCTAATTTTGCAGAGATAGATAATCATGAAGTATTGATTTTATCTCCTCAAGGTGTAGAGCCAGAAGGTAATAAATTTTTAAATTTACATCAATCAGGTTATTTCTTGGGAAAAATGGACTATAATACAGGAATTTTTGAACGTGAAAATGACTTTGAGATGTTAGATTATGGTTTTGATTTTTATGCTCCGCAAATAATGCAGGATGAAAAAAATAATCGCTGTTTAATGATTGGTTGGCTTGCTATGTGGGAAAGCGAGATGCCAGAACAAGAAGAAGGTTGGGCTGGTATGATGAGTATTCCTCGTGTTTTAGAAGTAAAAAACAACAAAGTATATAGTTTACCAATACCAGAGTTGAAAAAATTAAGAAAAAATAATGTGAATTATGATGTAAACTTAGTTCAAAATTGTATTTTAGAAGGAATAAATGGCGATTGTTATGAATTAAATACTGTTTTTGATTTGACAAAAGCAAACGGTTTTAATTTAAAATTGCGTGTTTCTGAAAATGAAGAAACGGTTATTAGCTATGATAAAAATAGTAAAATATTTAAATTAAATCGCGATAAATCTGGTAAAGGCGTAACTGGTGAACGTGAAGCAAAAGTTAATTTACAAGATGAAAAGATTTATTTGCAGATATTTAGTGATTACTCTTCTTTAGAAATTTTCATCAATGGTGGAGAATATGTAATCAGTTCTCGTATTTATCCTATGCAAGAAGCAACAGGAATTGTTTTTGAGCCTATAGGGGAAATAAAAGCTAAGATTGATTTTTACGAAATTTAA
- a CDS encoding AAA family ATPase yields MDKNIVISISRKYGCGGRELAQILAEKLNIKLYDRKIVHIAAAKLETDDLNENDLLELENTVNPLTMAFFPFRSFGINLGEASRGIFLSEAKAIRRLANSGSCVILGRCADFVLDDLPNHFSIFVTADDEFRTERGKNVYGGKTLKELNIEDKKRGRYYNYYTGKEWGDPTNYNLVVNVSKFSLDEVAEAIIKYIEKVQVNRTK; encoded by the coding sequence TTGGATAAGAATATTGTTATCAGCATTAGCCGTAAATACGGCTGTGGTGGTCGTGAATTAGCACAGATATTAGCTGAAAAATTGAATATTAAATTGTATGATAGAAAAATCGTGCATATTGCAGCAGCTAAATTGGAAACGGATGATTTAAATGAAAATGATTTATTAGAATTAGAAAATACTGTTAATCCATTAACTATGGCATTTTTCCCATTTCGTTCATTTGGTATTAATTTAGGCGAAGCAAGTAGAGGTATATTTTTGTCTGAAGCAAAAGCTATTAGAAGATTAGCAAATAGTGGAAGTTGTGTTATCTTGGGAAGATGTGCTGATTTTGTACTTGATGATTTGCCAAATCATTTTTCTATATTTGTTACTGCTGATGACGAGTTTAGAACTGAAAGAGGTAAAAATGTCTATGGCGGTAAAACTCTAAAAGAATTAAATATTGAAGATAAAAAAAGAGGAAGATATTACAATTATTATACGGGTAAAGAATGGGGAGACCCTACAAATTATAATTTAGTTGTAAATGTAAGTAAGTTTTCATTAGATGAAGTGGCTGAAGCGATTATAAAATATATTGAAAAAGTTCAAGTAAATAGAACAAAATGA